A single region of the Arthrobacter sp. V1I7 genome encodes:
- a CDS encoding bifunctional DNA primase/polymerase, with protein MEIEVDFSRVAENSPQAKALRIPAGVNEMTPLNAALAYARAGIYVGTLAPGTKNPGSLLKKGWDTKTSTDPAVIRAWFEKWPDAGVFIHAGRSGLAIFDYDGDNLDDVPPEIADELRKGLFHSSRGSGDRGHYVFCTDESLGNSPGEFAPWGDFRGKNGVIVASPTIHPVTENPYKWVRAGEVPNLEASLRSLVQSAGISANEPLSPAHLTTFCREHTTSKHPGKIDGPVTSFRTRVGEGESRHGAMVAVLGWAVREVRAGDYSADQAVDALREAWDKAFSPAQGRTPHAQEFDNMVRWAAAQPDAREVADEIWAMSVVMGLIKRFANDHGVGPFGMLGLGIIRALLAVPAYVCLPDTVGTPAPPNLHLAIVAKSGAGKGMSEKLGRRLYTLPASVEEDVFQGSPGSGEGVAKMFGSLQPVDGQKGFEVVYGYTRVLLSAPEVDSLKAMFGRDSSTLSETLRKAGTGEALGYGYANKSKNIPVGDDRYRLCMQVGVQPLRADALFSEAGGGLPQRFVWVTVNDPDAVDTDPESRSSATIALPEWPHERHRTERWKSKMGEAAGYEELTHVTIPKSVEAIIRSENLRRRREDPFETGESDKYDGHRLLVIEKVALGIAVLHGKTHGFDEIHWEMAQRFMTHSDWVRESTEQVMRGEAQKKHLARAKAEGKAAVIRDDAAHNTMRREVREVVLILLKEGPKTGSAFSKKFGEAKRKLLPEVLDDLRRNEKLITRQRVASGNTEGWRYSLR; from the coding sequence TTGGAGATCGAGGTTGACTTCAGCCGCGTCGCCGAAAACTCCCCGCAGGCAAAGGCGCTCCGGATACCTGCCGGTGTGAATGAGATGACTCCCCTCAATGCGGCGCTGGCTTACGCAAGGGCGGGCATCTATGTAGGAACGCTCGCACCGGGCACGAAGAATCCGGGCTCTCTCTTGAAGAAGGGTTGGGACACCAAAACCAGTACGGACCCTGCTGTAATCCGAGCATGGTTCGAAAAGTGGCCCGACGCCGGAGTGTTCATCCACGCAGGTCGAAGCGGGCTGGCCATTTTCGACTACGACGGCGACAACCTCGACGATGTTCCGCCCGAGATAGCGGATGAACTACGCAAGGGGTTGTTCCACAGCTCCCGCGGTTCCGGTGACCGGGGGCACTACGTTTTTTGCACTGATGAATCACTTGGCAACTCCCCCGGTGAGTTCGCACCCTGGGGTGACTTCCGAGGCAAGAACGGTGTCATCGTTGCCTCCCCCACAATCCACCCCGTAACGGAAAACCCTTACAAGTGGGTTAGGGCAGGGGAAGTGCCGAATCTGGAAGCCAGCCTGCGGAGCCTTGTGCAGTCTGCCGGTATAAGTGCGAACGAGCCGCTATCCCCGGCTCACCTCACGACCTTCTGCCGGGAACACACCACGTCCAAGCACCCCGGCAAGATCGACGGGCCGGTCACCAGCTTCCGAACCCGAGTTGGCGAAGGCGAATCTCGGCACGGAGCTATGGTCGCCGTTCTTGGCTGGGCAGTCCGCGAAGTGCGCGCTGGCGATTACTCCGCTGATCAAGCAGTTGATGCCCTCAGAGAGGCATGGGACAAGGCCTTCTCACCGGCACAAGGTCGTACGCCTCATGCCCAAGAGTTCGACAACATGGTTAGGTGGGCCGCCGCCCAGCCCGACGCTCGCGAAGTTGCCGATGAAATCTGGGCTATGTCCGTGGTCATGGGCCTGATCAAGCGCTTCGCCAACGATCACGGCGTCGGTCCTTTCGGCATGTTGGGCCTCGGTATCATCCGTGCGCTGCTAGCGGTACCCGCCTACGTATGCCTACCGGATACCGTCGGGACCCCTGCGCCTCCAAACCTGCACTTGGCGATCGTTGCCAAATCCGGCGCGGGCAAGGGCATGAGTGAAAAGCTTGGTCGGCGTCTCTACACCCTTCCCGCATCCGTCGAAGAGGACGTCTTCCAAGGCTCCCCAGGCTCGGGAGAAGGCGTCGCCAAGATGTTTGGCTCGCTTCAGCCAGTCGATGGTCAGAAGGGTTTTGAGGTTGTCTACGGCTACACCCGTGTCCTTCTGTCAGCCCCTGAGGTCGACAGCCTGAAAGCCATGTTCGGTCGGGACAGCAGCACGCTCTCCGAAACGCTACGGAAGGCTGGTACCGGCGAGGCGTTGGGCTACGGGTACGCGAACAAGTCCAAGAACATACCCGTTGGCGATGATCGCTACCGCCTGTGTATGCAGGTAGGGGTGCAACCCCTCCGTGCGGACGCATTGTTCAGCGAAGCAGGTGGTGGCCTCCCCCAGCGCTTCGTATGGGTGACTGTAAACGACCCCGACGCGGTGGATACCGACCCGGAGTCCAGAAGTTCTGCAACCATCGCCTTGCCGGAATGGCCGCACGAGCGTCACCGAACAGAACGTTGGAAGTCCAAGATGGGCGAGGCTGCAGGCTATGAGGAGCTCACCCACGTCACAATCCCCAAATCCGTTGAAGCCATCATCCGTTCAGAAAACTTGCGCCGACGCCGCGAAGACCCGTTTGAGACCGGCGAAAGCGACAAATATGACGGTCACCGTCTCTTGGTTATCGAGAAGGTCGCGCTCGGGATTGCGGTCCTCCACGGGAAGACTCACGGTTTTGACGAGATCCACTGGGAGATGGCGCAACGCTTCATGACCCACAGCGACTGGGTTCGGGAAAGCACCGAGCAGGTCATGCGGGGCGAGGCGCAGAAGAAACATCTGGCCCGAGCTAAGGCTGAGGGCAAGGCTGCTGTGATCCGGGACGACGCTGCCCACAACACCATGCGTCGGGAGGTCCGCGAAGTTGTTCTCATTCTCCTGAAGGAGGGGCCAAAAACAGGCTCGGCATTCTCAAAGAAGTTTGGAGAGGCCAAGCGCAAGCTACTGCCCGAGGTTCTCGATGACCTCCGCCGGAACGAAAAGTTGATCACGCGGCAGCGCGTCGCCTCGGGAAATACCGAGGGGTGGCGATACTCCTTGCGATAA